Proteins found in one Enterococcus sp. 9D6_DIV0238 genomic segment:
- a CDS encoding PTS system mannose/fructose/sorbose family transporter subunit IID → MTEINKSTNLAPEEITKKDVTKAYLRWHFANEIPHSFERYLAPSLLYAMMPILRKLYKDEDKLKAAYKRQLLFFNTQLSWGGGVITGLMSSMEQQRAQEEHEGTEILMQDDLMYNTKAGLMGALAGIGDAIDSGTVQYIFIAIAVPWAEQGSALGALFPFVAFALYQAILGVFFARQAFSMGRNATGLMQSSGVQNAIETLSVLGLFMMGILAGNYVKVSSALQFKISGREFVIQDILDQIVPGILPLAVVMGVYWFYTKKGLKVTQALLWLTGILIVLAAIGIL, encoded by the coding sequence ATGACAGAGATCAACAAAAGTACAAATCTTGCGCCTGAGGAAATCACGAAAAAGGATGTAACGAAAGCGTATCTTAGATGGCACTTTGCCAACGAAATTCCCCATTCTTTTGAACGCTATCTAGCACCTTCGCTGCTTTATGCGATGATGCCGATTTTACGGAAGCTTTATAAAGATGAGGATAAATTAAAAGCAGCCTATAAAAGACAACTGCTCTTTTTCAATACACAATTAAGCTGGGGCGGCGGTGTCATTACTGGACTGATGTCTTCCATGGAGCAACAGCGTGCACAAGAAGAACATGAGGGCACGGAAATTTTGATGCAGGATGATTTGATGTATAACACGAAAGCAGGGCTGATGGGGGCACTTGCTGGGATCGGGGATGCCATTGATTCAGGAACAGTGCAATACATTTTTATTGCTATAGCGGTGCCGTGGGCTGAACAAGGGAGTGCGCTTGGCGCATTGTTCCCATTTGTAGCATTTGCTTTGTATCAAGCGATCCTAGGTGTTTTCTTTGCACGTCAGGCCTTCAGTATGGGACGTAATGCAACAGGTTTGATGCAAAGTTCAGGCGTTCAAAATGCGATCGAAACCTTATCAGTACTGGGACTATTTATGATGGGAATCCTAGCTGGAAATTATGTCAAAGTATCCTCTGCACTGCAATTTAAGATTTCAGGACGAGAATTTGTCATACAGGATATCTTAGATCAGATCGTTCCGGGAATTTTGCCGCTTGCAGTGGTGATGGGCGTTTACTGGTTCTACACGAAAAAAGGATTAAAAGTGACACAAGCCCTACTGTGGCTGACAGGAATCCTGATCGTGTTGGCTGCTATTGGGATCTTATAA
- a CDS encoding PTS mannose/fructose/sorbose/N-acetylgalactosamine transporter subunit IIC, giving the protein METLSVMQSFLIALWTAAVMSRWLGGGATLTLRFSPLMTGLIVGLVMGDVAQAMIVTAALQMIYMGVFSPGGSMPAEPSIAAAIAVPVALLGNLTPEAAIAVAVPVGLLGSYLYQFRFFINTFLGKYTDKAVEDLNPKAISRSVIMYPTIASFILFVPLVFVALYFGAPVIADVITALEGTVVIHVLEVVGGGLAAIGIATTIYVIGRKDYMVFFFLAYFISIVFKSLEVTMVTYAIFGVLIALIFVQSQKGKNAPVAQSSNGEAATFSDYDDDDYDDGF; this is encoded by the coding sequence ATGGAAACATTAAGTGTGATGCAAAGTTTCTTGATCGCATTGTGGACAGCGGCGGTCATGTCAAGATGGTTAGGGGGAGGAGCGACTCTTACCTTACGATTCTCGCCTTTGATGACAGGGCTGATCGTTGGGTTAGTGATGGGAGATGTTGCGCAGGCAATGATCGTAACAGCAGCTTTGCAAATGATTTATATGGGTGTTTTCTCACCAGGAGGGTCAATGCCGGCAGAGCCGTCTATTGCAGCGGCAATCGCTGTTCCAGTCGCATTGTTAGGAAATTTGACACCTGAAGCAGCGATCGCTGTGGCAGTTCCTGTTGGTTTGTTGGGCAGTTATTTGTATCAATTTAGATTCTTTATTAATACATTTTTAGGGAAATATACGGATAAAGCAGTAGAAGACTTAAATCCTAAAGCCATTTCCCGCTCAGTGATCATGTATCCGACGATTGCGTCATTTATTCTATTCGTACCATTAGTTTTTGTTGCACTTTACTTTGGCGCTCCTGTGATCGCTGATGTGATCACTGCGCTTGAAGGTACTGTCGTGATCCACGTATTAGAAGTTGTCGGCGGCGGTTTAGCGGCTATTGGTATTGCGACGACGATTTATGTCATTGGACGCAAAGATTATATGGTCTTTTTCTTTCTGGCTTATTTCATCAGCATCGTATTCAAATCCTTGGAAGTTACAATGGTGACTTATGCGATTTTCGGCGTATTGATCGCACTGATTTTTGTTCAATCTCAAAAAGGTAAGAATGCACCAGTTGCTCAAAGCAGTAATGGAGAAGCAGCAACTTTTTCAGATTACGATGATGACGATTACGATGATGGATTCTAA
- a CDS encoding iron-containing alcohol dehydrogenase family protein has product MLNDLKVKVGPQFYEYHEDAIEKVSDVLEEYEAKKILIVHGTVSWEKAKTYLSFVERAKYAFTYHRYSGECSYYSANRIVELSKAADIDFIIGVGGGKLADLVGYAAHLLDLDFGLIPTLASNCAPWTPLSVMYKESGEAEGKTEHYLRQAAFLITDPRLVIDAPVDYFIAGLADTLAKWYESDAILQQEHLRNEPFLQLAAFTAKLCKEAIMQDSVKAIEDMKQGVLSEEFVHLSEIIFAVAGMVGGLGDKYARNAAAHAMHDGMSKYIPESHPFLHGEKVAYGIFYQLALEEKWHLIDQLLPFYQALELPVSLQQMGIYPEESVIDEIIEFIDSKEKVHLIPVTTTRSSLKNALLSLEEYIKEKRE; this is encoded by the coding sequence ATGTTAAATGATCTAAAGGTAAAAGTTGGTCCGCAGTTTTACGAATATCATGAAGATGCAATTGAAAAAGTATCAGATGTGTTGGAAGAATATGAGGCTAAAAAGATTTTGATCGTTCACGGAACGGTTTCATGGGAAAAAGCGAAAACCTATCTGAGCTTTGTTGAGCGTGCGAAGTATGCGTTTACCTATCATCGATATTCAGGAGAATGCAGTTATTATAGTGCTAATAGGATCGTAGAGTTGTCGAAAGCTGCTGATATTGATTTTATCATTGGAGTAGGCGGGGGAAAGTTGGCAGATTTAGTAGGGTATGCAGCACATCTACTCGATCTTGATTTTGGCTTGATCCCTACGTTGGCAAGTAATTGCGCGCCGTGGACACCGCTATCTGTTATGTATAAAGAATCTGGAGAAGCAGAGGGAAAAACAGAACACTATTTAAGACAAGCGGCATTTTTGATTACTGATCCAAGATTAGTGATTGATGCTCCTGTCGATTATTTTATCGCTGGATTAGCAGATACGTTAGCCAAGTGGTATGAATCAGACGCGATTTTACAGCAGGAGCATTTGAGAAATGAGCCTTTTTTACAGCTTGCAGCTTTCACAGCAAAATTGTGTAAAGAGGCTATCATGCAGGATTCGGTCAAGGCGATCGAAGACATGAAGCAAGGCGTTCTTTCAGAAGAATTTGTTCACTTATCAGAAATCATTTTTGCAGTAGCTGGAATGGTTGGCGGGTTAGGTGATAAATATGCTAGAAATGCAGCGGCGCATGCAATGCATGACGGTATGAGCAAATATATTCCTGAAAGTCATCCGTTTTTACATGGTGAAAAAGTCGCCTATGGGATCTTTTATCAATTGGCATTAGAAGAGAAATGGCACCTGATCGATCAACTGCTGCCGTTTTATCAAGCATTGGAACTACCAGTATCTTTACAGCAAATGGGCATTTATCCTGAGGAAAGTGTGATCGATGAGATTATTGAATTTATTGATTCTAAGGAAAAGGTTCATCTGATTCCTGTAACGACCACTCGATCTTCATTGAAAAATGCATTGCTGTCGCTGGAAGAATATATAAAAGAAAAAAGGGAATAG
- a CDS encoding D-isomer specific 2-hydroxyacid dehydrogenase family protein has protein sequence MSKFTVAIVNSSSFGKVFPDHIKRLEAIGKVEYVTVDSEISGRELAKVLQGFNVIIASVTPFFTEEFFEHKDELLLISRHGIGYNNIDIAAAEKHHTIVSIIPALVERDAVAENNVTNLMTILRRTVEADLSVREDLWENRARFVGRTLFNKTVGVIGVGNTGSAVVEIVRNGFRCEVLAYDPYKSERHVQSYGAKKVELEELLTSADIICLCANLTEDNYHMISYKEIEKMKDNVYISNSARGALVDEDAIVNGLKSGKIAGFATDVLEEEPGRKDHPYLMLENVVMTPHTSAYTMECLEAMGEKCVRDVEDVAAGRLPERTVQAHSHVTV, from the coding sequence ATGTCAAAGTTTACGGTTGCAATTGTTAATTCCAGTAGTTTTGGAAAAGTTTTTCCAGATCATATCAAGCGTTTAGAAGCAATTGGCAAGGTTGAATATGTAACAGTCGATTCTGAAATTTCTGGTCGTGAATTAGCAAAGGTTCTTCAAGGATTCAATGTTATTATTGCTAGTGTTACCCCATTTTTTACAGAGGAATTTTTTGAACATAAAGATGAGCTATTATTGATTTCCAGACATGGCATCGGCTATAACAACATAGATATTGCTGCGGCAGAAAAGCATCATACGATTGTTTCGATCATTCCTGCATTAGTCGAACGTGATGCAGTAGCCGAAAATAATGTGACGAATTTGATGACGATTTTACGACGAACGGTGGAAGCGGATCTAAGCGTTAGGGAAGATCTATGGGAGAATCGGGCACGATTTGTCGGACGGACATTGTTTAACAAAACGGTCGGTGTGATCGGAGTGGGGAATACGGGCAGTGCAGTGGTTGAAATCGTCAGGAATGGTTTTCGTTGTGAAGTGCTAGCATATGATCCATACAAATCAGAGCGACATGTTCAAAGCTATGGCGCTAAAAAAGTTGAACTTGAAGAGCTTTTGACATCTGCAGATATCATTTGTTTATGCGCGAACCTCACGGAGGATAATTATCATATGATTTCATATAAAGAAATCGAAAAAATGAAAGACAATGTATATATATCAAATAGCGCAAGAGGAGCTTTAGTTGATGAAGACGCGATTGTAAACGGTTTAAAAAGTGGGAAGATCGCCGGCTTTGCCACCGATGTTTTAGAAGAAGAACCAGGGCGTAAAGATCATCCCTATTTAATGTTGGAAAATGTTGTCATGACGCCGCATACCTCTGCGTATACGATGGAATGTCTTGAAGCGATGGGCGAAAAATGTGTACGGGATGTTGAAGATGTTGCAGCAGGCAGATTACCGGAACGAACTGTTCAAGCACACAGCCATGTGACTGTTTAA
- a CDS encoding MurR/RpiR family transcriptional regulator, translating to MKNHYLDQRIRLKKGNLSETEQKIAHYFVHSDEMLSRKTLEDMANDIEVSQSSIYQFVKKIGYNGFQDFKIDIARNSNYQPAFQNLNINTGADDILPEDSSIDIAKKVIQSNIYSLSNSTHFLTEELLDRVLTIIYSAKTLHFFGLGGSSIVAFDSFHKFIRTKYRCNYIFDYHMQLSFVTKLTSEDCVFIFSHSGQTKESVNLARQIKKTSAKIIVLTGNSGSELVTLANQAIIVLTEETLFRTESLASRISYLTVMDILYTNVMHHNYDQNIESIKKIRDNISTTKTNPYNFTP from the coding sequence ATGAAAAATCATTATCTAGATCAGAGAATACGGTTAAAAAAAGGTAATCTAAGTGAAACGGAACAGAAAATTGCTCACTATTTTGTCCATTCTGACGAAATGCTTTCAAGGAAAACATTAGAAGATATGGCAAATGATATTGAAGTTTCACAGTCATCTATTTATCAATTCGTAAAAAAAATCGGCTACAATGGCTTTCAAGATTTTAAAATTGATATTGCACGCAATTCGAATTATCAGCCTGCTTTTCAAAATTTAAATATCAATACCGGTGCAGATGATATCCTGCCTGAAGATTCCAGCATCGATATCGCAAAAAAAGTTATTCAGTCCAATATCTACTCATTAAGCAATTCCACTCACTTTTTGACAGAGGAACTGTTAGACCGTGTATTGACGATTATTTATTCCGCTAAAACCTTACATTTTTTTGGTCTGGGAGGCTCATCGATCGTCGCTTTTGACAGCTTCCACAAATTTATCCGAACAAAATACCGCTGTAATTATATTTTTGACTACCACATGCAGCTCAGTTTCGTTACTAAGCTAACCAGTGAAGATTGTGTGTTTATTTTTTCTCATTCCGGCCAAACCAAAGAATCCGTCAATCTCGCTCGACAAATCAAAAAAACCTCAGCAAAGATCATTGTTTTAACAGGTAATAGCGGTTCCGAGCTAGTTACTTTAGCAAATCAAGCAATCATTGTTTTAACAGAGGAAACCTTATTTAGAACAGAATCACTCGCCTCGCGGATCAGCTATTTGACAGTGATGGACATTTTATATACCAATGTTATGCATCATAATTATGATCAGAATATTGAATCGATCAAAAAAATCAGAGATAATATCAGTACGACGAAGACGAATCCTTATAACTTTACGCCGTGA
- a CDS encoding BspA family leucine-rich repeat surface protein — MKKMSKYFCLVGLLFVACTLFIPGSASAKNENVSYLQVPAELSMQESSLVKPDSFRLGLDDYVTGIIDSSIKKVVLYVNDQMIRNGAVYSDGTFDIEAGDAITKMSDKVEVVGLDRKNVELDRQIVSIEQSKINFYVDYFTLFDKEIKGSADSQVGVVSLLVNDELIRSVAVNADDTFEIPVEVGEIIETEDIVEVVGSNSGKELVRVTVPVNPLYLEAEITDFILGQDNNIVGYVSEDSSYPKAKQVQLYVNRKRYGKAALTNDGQFSVNTERNITNPNDTVVIAVLDEDGQELGRFPVKILGYFGDVKWSWDEEEQSVTFEGGTFPATNQEFNISREIGSSNRITEIKKLIFTDAVEADRESSYLFYGLDRLETFEGLDYLDVSSVENMAYMFSFVSVPELDLSNWDTRNVQSMERMFNSSRSITHLELGDFNTSNVTNMSGMFSTLNKITDLDLSFFDTSQVTDMNHMFQDMTSLTNLNLAGFDTSQVTNMNGMFGGMIRISKLEVNHFDTSKVTDMAYMFHRTAPLKELNLSNFDTSQVTRMDYMFACKNSNHQNLESQMTSLDISNFDTSNVKSMNSMFAKLLKLEQLDISHFNTSNVTDMAYMFYELDNLKELDVSKFDTSNVTDMTGMFLSPFQNSITKKNAIETLNISGFNTSNVTKMGGIFSGLTSLKELDVRHFDTSKVTLMNSMFYNLKDLKTIDLSNFDTRNATNMTGMFEYTTNLDTMVLGPNTIFQNTVKLPEKTTSPYTGKWTGPSISGTHPVEYDSSLSLVNEYDGALPGTYIREVQ, encoded by the coding sequence ATGAAAAAAATGAGTAAGTATTTTTGTCTTGTAGGTTTGTTGTTTGTTGCATGTACATTATTCATTCCAGGTAGTGCTTCTGCTAAAAATGAAAACGTTTCATATTTGCAAGTACCTGCTGAACTGAGTATGCAGGAGTCATCATTAGTGAAGCCAGATTCGTTTAGACTAGGGCTGGATGACTATGTGACGGGGATCATAGATAGTTCTATCAAGAAAGTGGTTCTATATGTCAATGATCAAATGATCAGAAATGGCGCGGTTTATTCAGATGGCACCTTTGATATTGAAGCTGGTGATGCGATCACTAAAATGAGTGACAAAGTAGAGGTTGTTGGATTAGATAGAAAAAACGTTGAACTTGACCGACAAATTGTTTCGATCGAGCAGTCGAAGATCAATTTTTACGTTGATTATTTTACGCTCTTTGATAAGGAAATAAAGGGTAGTGCAGATAGTCAGGTTGGGGTTGTCAGTCTTCTTGTGAACGATGAACTGATTCGCTCGGTTGCAGTAAATGCAGACGATACTTTTGAAATCCCTGTGGAAGTAGGCGAAATCATTGAAACAGAGGACATCGTTGAAGTTGTTGGTTCAAATAGTGGGAAAGAGTTGGTTCGAGTAACTGTACCCGTGAACCCATTATATCTGGAGGCTGAGATTACTGATTTTATTTTAGGTCAAGACAATAACATAGTTGGGTATGTGTCTGAAGATAGTTCTTATCCAAAAGCTAAACAAGTTCAATTGTATGTCAACAGAAAGCGTTATGGTAAGGCAGCGCTCACCAACGACGGGCAATTTTCTGTTAATACTGAAAGAAATATTACAAATCCAAATGATACAGTGGTGATTGCAGTATTGGATGAAGACGGTCAGGAACTTGGCCGATTCCCTGTTAAGATCTTAGGTTATTTTGGGGATGTTAAATGGTCGTGGGATGAGGAAGAGCAATCTGTTACTTTTGAGGGAGGTACATTCCCAGCGACGAATCAAGAATTTAATATTTCCAGAGAAATTGGTTCAAGTAATCGTATCACTGAAATCAAGAAACTTATCTTTACAGATGCTGTTGAAGCAGATAGAGAATCCTCTTATCTATTTTATGGGCTAGATCGTTTAGAGACGTTTGAAGGTCTAGATTATCTTGATGTGTCTAGTGTTGAAAATATGGCTTATATGTTTAGCTTTGTCAGTGTTCCAGAGTTAGATCTTAGCAATTGGGACACGCGAAATGTTCAATCGATGGAAAGAATGTTTAATTCTTCTCGTTCAATCACACATCTAGAACTGGGTGATTTTAATACTAGTAATGTGACAAACATGAGCGGAATGTTTTCAACACTTAACAAGATCACTGATTTAGATCTTTCATTCTTTGATACAAGTCAGGTGACAGATATGAATCATATGTTTCAGGATATGACCTCTTTGACAAATTTGAATTTGGCTGGATTTGATACAAGTCAGGTGACAAATATGAATGGAATGTTTGGAGGAATGATTCGTATTTCCAAACTGGAGGTCAATCATTTTGATACTAGTAAGGTCACAGATATGGCTTACATGTTTCATCGGACAGCTCCTTTAAAAGAGTTAAACTTAAGTAACTTTGATACAAGTCAAGTAACGCGAATGGATTATATGTTCGCTTGTAAAAATAGCAACCATCAGAATTTGGAAAGTCAGATGACGTCTCTTGATATCAGTAATTTTGATACGAGTAATGTTAAATCGATGAACTCGATGTTTGCCAAACTTCTGAAGTTGGAGCAATTGGACATCAGTCATTTTAATACCAGTAATGTCACAGACATGGCTTATATGTTCTACGAATTGGATAACTTGAAAGAACTGGATGTTAGTAAATTTGATACAAGTAATGTTACTGATATGACGGGGATGTTTTTGAGTCCTTTCCAAAATAGTATTACAAAAAAGAATGCGATAGAAACATTAAACATCTCAGGATTCAATACGAGTAATGTGACAAAAATGGGTGGAATCTTCTCTGGTTTGACCTCTTTGAAAGAACTGGATGTTCGTCATTTTGATACAAGCAAGGTGACTCTGATGAACAGCATGTTTTATAACTTGAAAGACTTGAAAACGATTGATTTAAGTAATTTTGATACTAGAAATGCTACCAATATGACTGGTATGTTCGAATACACCACTAATTTGGATACAATGGTTTTAGGCCCGAATACTATTTTTCAAAACACTGTAAAATTACCTGAGAAAACAACTTCTCCATATACTGGGAAATGGACGGGGCCAAGTATCAGCGGAACACATCCGGTTGAATACGATTCTTCCTTGTCTCTTGTAAACGAGTATGATGGGGCGCTGCCTGGCACATATATTAGAGAAGTACAGTAA
- a CDS encoding tandem-type lipoprotein gives MKKLYLFIGGLIIMSGITGCQTKNKAEIEQSFDKVLAMYPTPNLEDFYDMEGYRDGEFDENDKGVWLLHSSMSISTSEDSGLATEGMLLRMNRNNRKAKGYYYTTTYWNDLSKPKGEKRYPVIYDNEGFRLLEDISDTKLKEKIMNFQFFVQYGNFKKLDSYENIRKMYNPEVPMYELEYQLTNEDQNVKALRERYDIPTEEAPILLLKGRGDLQGSSVGYKELEFTFDKKIDVFFDDSIDFQPLSQEDVINE, from the coding sequence ATGAAAAAATTATATTTGTTTATAGGAGGACTCATTATTATGAGTGGAATAACTGGGTGCCAAACAAAAAATAAAGCAGAAATCGAACAAAGTTTTGATAAAGTACTGGCAATGTATCCAACACCTAATTTAGAAGATTTTTATGATATGGAAGGTTACCGAGATGGTGAGTTTGATGAGAATGATAAAGGAGTTTGGCTTTTACATTCTAGTATGTCTATCAGTACATCAGAAGATTCAGGGTTAGCCACTGAAGGTATGTTGTTGCGTATGAATAGAAATAACAGAAAAGCCAAAGGATACTATTATACAACAACATATTGGAATGATTTAAGCAAACCTAAAGGTGAAAAGAGATACCCTGTCATTTATGATAATGAAGGGTTTCGATTATTAGAAGATATAAGTGATACTAAGCTAAAAGAAAAGATTATGAATTTTCAATTTTTTGTTCAATACGGGAATTTCAAGAAGTTAGATTCATATGAAAATATCAGAAAAATGTATAATCCAGAAGTTCCAATGTATGAACTAGAATATCAGTTAACGAATGAGGATCAGAACGTTAAAGCATTAAGAGAACGATATGATATTCCAACAGAGGAAGCACCTATCTTGTTATTAAAAGGAAGAGGGGACTTGCAGGGTAGTTCTGTAGGCTATAAGGAATTAGAATTCACATTTGATAAAAAAATAGATGTTTTTTTTGATGATTCTATCGATTTTCAGCCTTTATCACAGGAGGATGTTATAAATGAGTAA
- a CDS encoding tandem-type lipoprotein: MGKIYLFIGGLIIMSGLTGCETKDKAEIERSFDKVLAMYPTPNLEDFYDMEGYRDGEFDENDKGVWVLNSDMSQSESKDGNLNTEGMRIRINRNTQEINGYYYVSITPNILGEKSKTIKYPIVYSEKGFQLKEETEDKKLKEKIEQFQFFVQYGNFNKLTTYKNIRKMYNPEVPMYELEYQLTNEDKNVKTLRERYDIPTDKAPILFLKGLGNLNGSVVGYKQLEFRFDKELSIYFSDFIDFQPSSMEEISDE; encoded by the coding sequence GTGGGAAAAATATATTTGTTTATAGGAGGCCTCATTATTATGAGTGGATTAACTGGATGTGAGACCAAAGATAAAGCAGAAATCGAACGAAGTTTTGATAAAGTACTGGCAATGTATCCAACGCCTAATTTAGAAGATTTTTATGATATGGAAGGTTACCGAGATGGTGAGTTTGATGAGAATGATAAAGGAGTTTGGGTATTAAACTCAGATATGTCGCAAAGTGAATCAAAAGATGGGAATCTTAATACGGAAGGAATGCGAATTAGGATTAATAGAAATACACAAGAAATAAATGGATATTATTATGTTTCTATTACGCCGAATATTCTTGGGGAAAAGAGTAAAACCATAAAATATCCGATAGTCTATAGTGAAAAAGGTTTTCAATTAAAAGAAGAAACGGAAGATAAAAAGCTTAAAGAAAAAATAGAACAATTCCAATTTTTTGTTCAGTATGGAAACTTTAATAAGTTGACCACATATAAGAATATCAGAAAAATGTACAATCCAGAAGTTCCAATGTACGAGTTAGAGTATCAGTTAACAAATGAGGATAAGAATGTTAAAACATTAAGAGAAAGATATGATATACCAACGGATAAAGCTCCTATACTGTTCCTAAAGGGACTAGGAAATTTAAATGGAAGTGTAGTGGGATACAAGCAATTAGAGTTTAGATTTGATAAAGAGTTGAGTATCTATTTTTCTGATTTTATTGATTTCCAACCTTCATCAATGGAGGAGATAAGCGATGAGTAA
- a CDS encoding DUF2877 domain-containing protein, with protein sequence MQEQTSISTYLATLNVFGKMGKIHSVFDRSFNIAVNDRLINVTATENFLSSFGLKLSTTNFDQLQPYCQQGNLVKLTRDSLTVYSKYGIQTIQLAPYNQVELKIQPISYQIEELQKLQELLEIRNLEATIGLSIGVKEVGYFSRLASNQVADWVQIVTYLIGRGKGLTPSGDDILLGYLFMLKTYKHPDASIVAEQIKRHIKATTSISENYFYALLDNYVSSVVMDVWRALDRNESMEQLAAKIDRLLEVGHTSGHDMCYGILLGAKAVIKEQVQ encoded by the coding sequence ATGCAAGAACAAACAAGTATCAGTACATATTTAGCTACATTGAATGTATTTGGAAAAATGGGCAAGATCCATAGTGTTTTTGACCGTTCATTCAATATAGCTGTAAATGATCGTTTGATCAATGTCACAGCGACGGAAAATTTTTTATCCAGCTTTGGCTTGAAATTATCGACGACTAATTTTGACCAGCTTCAACCGTATTGTCAACAAGGAAATCTAGTCAAATTGACGCGTGATTCGTTGACTGTATACAGCAAGTATGGGATTCAAACGATTCAGTTGGCACCATATAATCAAGTAGAGTTGAAAATTCAGCCGATTTCTTACCAGATCGAGGAACTTCAAAAGTTGCAGGAACTACTTGAAATAAGAAATCTAGAGGCAACTATTGGCTTGTCGATAGGCGTCAAAGAAGTAGGCTATTTTTCACGACTAGCGTCCAATCAAGTAGCAGATTGGGTGCAGATCGTCACCTATTTGATTGGACGAGGCAAAGGCTTGACGCCTAGTGGAGATGATATTTTATTAGGGTATTTATTTATGCTGAAAACTTATAAACACCCTGATGCTTCGATAGTTGCAGAGCAGATAAAGAGGCATATAAAAGCTACAACGAGCATTAGTGAAAACTATTTTTACGCATTGCTTGATAACTATGTGAGCTCAGTCGTGATGGATGTCTGGAGAGCATTAGATAGAAACGAATCAATGGAGCAATTGGCAGCAAAAATCGACCGACTGTTAGAAGTTGGTCATACTTCAGGGCATGATATGTGCTACGGTATTTTGTTGGGGGCAAAAGCAGTAATAAAAGAGCAAGTTCAGTAA
- a CDS encoding amidohydrolase family protein: protein MDLLIKQARIKDGEALQDVAIDNGKIVEIAPEITGDAKEVIEADGRVLIPGLVESHIHLDKALIADREPNKSGTLQEAIQVTAKLKPTFTEEDIYSRAKQALEMIISHGATAVRTHAEFDPAQGFTGFNTIMKLKEEYKDLIDMQVVAFPQEGIFKAPGTEKMMYEAMEMGADVVGGIPYNDAPANEHIDLIFEIAKKYDKDIDLHQDFADEADNTSIEYLCEKTIKEGYEGRVSVGHLTALHAMEPEQLAKVIDLMVKAQINVMPLPATDLHLGARNDQYNVRRAVTPIRKLRDAGVNVALATNNIRNGFTPYGNGDLIQIAMLAVPVGHLGGADDLPTVLPMITENPAKALGLKDYGLAVGKKADLVLLDTKAVATALIDFPERSYVIKNGKVTVKVDKKVNILR from the coding sequence ATGGATTTATTGATCAAACAAGCACGTATTAAAGATGGCGAAGCGTTACAAGATGTAGCGATCGACAATGGAAAAATCGTTGAAATTGCCCCTGAAATTACTGGAGATGCCAAAGAAGTGATCGAAGCAGATGGTCGAGTGTTGATTCCTGGTTTAGTGGAAAGTCATATACATTTGGACAAAGCCTTGATCGCAGATAGAGAACCAAACAAATCTGGTACCTTACAGGAAGCCATTCAAGTAACGGCTAAATTGAAACCGACCTTTACCGAAGAAGACATTTACAGTCGTGCCAAACAAGCATTAGAAATGATCATCAGCCATGGGGCAACAGCAGTTAGAACCCATGCAGAATTTGATCCGGCACAAGGCTTTACAGGTTTTAATACGATCATGAAATTGAAAGAAGAATACAAAGACTTGATCGATATGCAAGTAGTCGCATTCCCGCAAGAAGGGATTTTCAAAGCACCAGGAACTGAAAAAATGATGTATGAAGCAATGGAAATGGGTGCAGACGTTGTTGGAGGAATCCCTTATAATGATGCACCAGCGAATGAACATATCGACTTGATTTTTGAGATCGCTAAGAAGTATGATAAAGATATCGATCTACACCAAGATTTTGCAGATGAAGCAGATAATACGTCAATCGAATATCTATGCGAAAAAACTATCAAAGAGGGCTACGAAGGTCGTGTATCAGTTGGACATTTGACTGCTCTTCATGCGATGGAGCCAGAACAATTAGCTAAAGTGATCGATCTAATGGTCAAAGCGCAAATCAACGTGATGCCATTACCTGCTACAGATCTGCACTTAGGTGCACGAAATGATCAATACAATGTTCGTCGTGCAGTCACACCGATTCGTAAATTACGTGATGCAGGTGTGAATGTAGCTTTAGCAACCAACAATATCCGCAACGGCTTTACACCATACGGCAATGGCGACTTGATCCAAATCGCTATGTTGGCTGTTCCAGTGGGACACCTTGGCGGAGCAGATGACTTGCCAACCGTTTTACCGATGATCACTGAAAACCCTGCAAAAGCATTAGGCTTGAAAGATTATGGTTTAGCAGTCGGCAAAAAAGCAGATTTAGTATTATTAGATACAAAAGCAGTAGCAACTGCCTTGATCGATTTCCCAGAACGTTCTTACGTGATCAAAAACGGTAAGGTGACAGTGAAAGTCGATAAGAAAGTCAATATTTTAAGATAA